A single genomic interval of Arthrobacter globiformis harbors:
- a CDS encoding AMP-binding protein, translating to MKHLTQSYWSSESIGELCDTTIPQLLRAATAEAPDRVALVDGQKDPASRRSWTYAELLAHVEEVSQALLQRFEPGERVAIWSSNCVEWLFLQYGAAMAGLVLVTVNPAFRDRELEHVLRQSEAAGVVFGEEYRGFDTASAIQRIRPGLEFLREAIPIADWENFVADGSRSVRTLPEVHPDDPAQIQFTSGTTGAPKGAMLHHKGLVNSSRFVGQRSEMAGADVWINSMPLFHVGASGIYPFATFDQRGTYVLMPGFEPGLFLELVEAYRGTITVLVPTMLRAVLAHEDLARTDLSTMRTVLSGASVVPAELVRQTKAAFRCKVGIHFGQTELHGILTQTYLDDDDAHQSETIGQPMPHMEVKIIDPVAGTTLPVGETGEIVARGYQAMLGYYGRPEDTAQTIDAEGWLHTGDLASMDSQGYLTITGRLKDMIIRGGENIYPREIEDLLLGYPGILDACVLGMPDEHWGERVVAIVRASDTGEVGPEELTEYCRAHMARYKVPVEWHFTRDFPMTASGKIQKFLLRQRISGKMPAV from the coding sequence ATGAAGCATTTGACTCAGTCATACTGGTCCAGCGAATCCATCGGTGAGCTGTGCGACACGACGATTCCCCAGCTACTGCGCGCAGCGACAGCGGAAGCGCCGGACCGTGTGGCCTTGGTGGACGGACAGAAAGATCCGGCCAGCCGCCGGAGCTGGACCTACGCGGAGCTGTTGGCCCATGTTGAGGAGGTTTCCCAGGCGTTGCTGCAGCGGTTCGAACCCGGCGAGCGGGTGGCAATCTGGTCATCCAACTGCGTGGAATGGCTCTTCCTGCAGTACGGCGCAGCGATGGCAGGGCTGGTGCTCGTGACGGTTAATCCTGCCTTCCGGGACCGCGAGCTCGAACACGTGCTGCGGCAGTCCGAAGCGGCGGGCGTGGTGTTCGGGGAGGAATACCGGGGATTCGACACTGCCAGTGCCATCCAGCGGATCCGCCCGGGCCTGGAATTCCTGCGCGAGGCCATACCTATTGCGGATTGGGAGAACTTTGTGGCCGACGGAAGCCGGTCCGTCCGCACCCTGCCGGAGGTCCATCCTGACGATCCGGCTCAAATCCAATTCACCTCCGGAACCACGGGGGCGCCCAAAGGTGCCATGCTCCACCACAAGGGTCTCGTCAACTCTTCACGGTTCGTCGGACAGCGCTCCGAGATGGCCGGGGCGGACGTCTGGATCAATTCCATGCCGCTGTTCCACGTTGGCGCGAGCGGCATTTATCCCTTCGCGACATTCGATCAGCGAGGGACCTATGTCCTCATGCCGGGCTTTGAACCGGGACTTTTCTTGGAACTTGTCGAGGCTTATCGGGGAACAATTACCGTCCTCGTTCCTACGATGCTCCGCGCCGTCCTGGCCCATGAAGACCTGGCCCGCACGGATCTTTCAACCATGCGGACAGTTTTGTCCGGGGCCTCCGTCGTTCCGGCGGAACTGGTGCGCCAAACGAAGGCGGCCTTCCGTTGCAAGGTGGGGATCCACTTTGGACAGACCGAACTCCATGGCATTCTGACCCAGACATACCTGGATGACGACGACGCGCACCAGTCCGAGACCATCGGCCAGCCCATGCCGCACATGGAAGTAAAGATCATCGACCCCGTTGCCGGGACCACGCTTCCAGTCGGTGAAACCGGTGAAATAGTCGCCCGAGGTTACCAGGCAATGCTGGGTTACTACGGAAGGCCCGAAGATACAGCGCAAACCATTGATGCAGAAGGTTGGCTGCACACCGGGGATCTCGCCAGCATGGACAGCCAGGGGTATCTCACCATTACAGGGCGGCTAAAAGATATGATCATTCGCGGCGGGGAGAACATCTATCCCCGTGAGATCGAGGATCTGCTCTTGGGATATCCGGGAATCTTGGATGCCTGCGTGCTGGGCATGCCAGACGAACACTGGGGGGAGCGTGTCGTTGCGATTGTGCGAGCCTCTGACACTGGGGAAGTAGGACCGGAAGAGCTGACCGAATACTGCAGGGCGCACATGGCCCGGTACAAGGTCCCCGTCGAATGGCATTTCACGAGGGACTTCCCTATGACGGCATCGGGAAAAATCCAGAAGTTTCTACTGCGGCAACGGATTTCCGGCAAAATGCCGGCGGTCTAG
- a CDS encoding class I adenylate-forming enzyme family protein, with protein MTQLTANAPQWGREVERVHVDSVPYLAYRQRPRSVADFLATARQWNQREYLVQDDRRFTVAEHEAAVARVARYLEERGVGPGSKVVLLGFNSIEWVVGFWAVQALGAVAVLCNAWWSDDEAESAIRQVEPALVITHRATTWPSAGFDTLRTFVDDIGAEAELPQWPRDENALAIIMFSSGTTGAPKGVLMPHRSVIANIQNLLTLTGRLPNELTAEHQGTVSLLSVPLFHLAGVQVCLTNLLCGGKLVFLPGKFDPDQVLTLIETERVKAWGSIPTMVTRVLDHPDFTRYDTTSVTSVPMGGAAISAQLRERVAQSFTGVKSRVGSLYGLTEAGGVLAAGSGKDVAGKPGCVGRALPVVELKISNPDADGIGEVMARTPTVSDGYLGESTAITDAGGWLSTGDLGRLDADGLLFITGRSKDIIIRGGENISCVHVEDALATHPAVLEVAVVALPHEDLGEQVGAAFVLRPGMHAAPTELAAHAATRLGRYEIPTCWWNHTGPLPTNATGKILRKEVRDEWLKHGIRDRIG; from the coding sequence ATGACTCAACTAACTGCCAATGCTCCGCAGTGGGGCCGGGAAGTTGAACGCGTCCACGTCGATTCCGTACCGTATCTCGCCTACCGCCAGCGTCCCCGTTCGGTGGCGGACTTCCTAGCCACGGCTCGACAGTGGAATCAACGTGAATACCTCGTTCAGGATGACCGGCGCTTTACGGTGGCCGAACATGAAGCCGCCGTCGCCCGGGTGGCACGGTATCTGGAAGAGCGGGGCGTCGGTCCCGGATCCAAGGTAGTGCTCTTGGGCTTCAACTCCATTGAATGGGTTGTCGGCTTCTGGGCGGTCCAGGCCTTGGGTGCCGTGGCGGTTCTGTGCAATGCCTGGTGGAGTGACGACGAGGCCGAAAGCGCGATCCGGCAGGTAGAACCTGCCCTGGTCATCACGCATCGGGCCACGACCTGGCCCAGCGCCGGATTCGACACCTTGCGCACCTTCGTCGATGACATCGGGGCCGAAGCCGAGCTTCCGCAATGGCCGCGGGACGAAAACGCACTGGCCATCATCATGTTCAGCTCTGGCACCACCGGAGCCCCCAAGGGCGTTTTAATGCCCCACCGAAGCGTGATCGCCAACATCCAGAACCTGTTGACCCTGACCGGCCGCCTGCCCAATGAGCTCACCGCCGAGCATCAGGGAACTGTCAGCCTCCTGTCCGTACCCCTGTTCCACCTTGCCGGGGTTCAAGTTTGCCTGACCAACCTCCTGTGCGGCGGCAAGCTGGTCTTCCTGCCGGGAAAATTCGACCCGGACCAGGTGCTCACCCTGATCGAAACCGAAAGGGTCAAGGCTTGGGGCAGCATTCCGACCATGGTGACACGCGTGCTGGATCATCCCGATTTCACCAGATACGACACCACCAGTGTCACCTCCGTCCCCATGGGCGGTGCCGCCATTTCTGCCCAGCTGCGGGAACGCGTCGCCCAGTCCTTCACTGGCGTCAAAAGTCGAGTGGGAAGCCTGTACGGTTTGACGGAAGCAGGCGGAGTGCTCGCTGCTGGCAGCGGCAAGGACGTTGCCGGTAAACCGGGTTGTGTGGGGCGGGCTCTGCCGGTCGTTGAACTGAAAATCTCTAATCCTGACGCGGACGGTATAGGCGAAGTCATGGCCCGAACGCCTACTGTCAGTGATGGGTATCTGGGCGAGTCGACGGCCATTACCGACGCTGGGGGCTGGCTATCCACCGGCGACCTCGGCCGGTTGGACGCGGACGGACTGCTATTCATCACTGGTCGGTCCAAGGACATCATTATCCGTGGAGGCGAAAACATTTCTTGCGTGCACGTCGAAGACGCCTTGGCAACCCATCCGGCCGTCCTTGAGGTGGCCGTCGTGGCATTGCCTCATGAAGATCTCGGCGAACAGGTGGGCGCTGCTTTTGTCCTGCGCCCGGGAATGCACGCCGCCCCAACCGAGCTGGCCGCCCATGCGGCGACCCGGCTGGGACGGTACGAAATTCCGACCTGCTGGTGGAACCATACGGGCCCGCTGCCCACCAATGCCACCGGCAAGATTCTACGTAAAGAGGTCCGTGACGAATGGCTGAAACATGGCATCCGGGATCGGATTGGATAG
- a CDS encoding 4-phosphopantoate--beta-alanine ligase yields MAIRLVTTAESLRAQSRLLLTQKNGSSLGLVPTMGALHAGHGRLARTAAEQNDVVVASIFVNPLQFGEAQDLDRYPRTLEADMALLEEQGVDLVFAPSVEEMYPGGQPMVRITSGPLGEKWEGASRPGHFDGALTVVAKLLHLGTPGTGLPAGSAFVAGSGGGLPAYRAYFGQKDAQQLALVRRMVADLNFPVEIVAVPTARDTDGLALSSRNRFLSDEEREAALVLSRALHLIEARANTKEPLDVGSARVLIESQPLVQLDYLDVVDPVTLEPLAKNCHETPFRGERLALVAAKVGAVRLIDNLPLNSQRSTPR; encoded by the coding sequence ATGGCAATCCGACTTGTTACGACGGCGGAGTCCCTCCGCGCGCAAAGCCGCCTGCTGCTGACGCAAAAGAACGGCTCCTCCCTGGGCCTCGTGCCCACCATGGGCGCCCTGCATGCAGGCCACGGGCGGCTGGCCCGAACAGCCGCCGAACAGAATGACGTCGTGGTGGCCTCCATCTTTGTGAACCCGCTGCAGTTCGGCGAGGCACAGGACCTGGACCGGTATCCGCGGACGCTCGAGGCGGACATGGCACTGCTCGAGGAGCAGGGCGTGGACCTGGTCTTCGCGCCGTCGGTCGAGGAGATGTACCCGGGCGGCCAGCCGATGGTGAGGATCACCTCCGGTCCGCTGGGGGAGAAGTGGGAGGGCGCGTCCCGGCCCGGGCACTTCGACGGCGCACTCACCGTGGTGGCCAAGCTGCTGCACCTGGGCACCCCGGGCACCGGCCTTCCCGCCGGGAGCGCCTTCGTCGCCGGCTCCGGCGGCGGGCTGCCGGCTTATCGCGCCTACTTCGGGCAGAAGGACGCCCAGCAACTGGCCCTGGTCCGCCGCATGGTGGCCGATCTCAACTTCCCCGTTGAGATCGTAGCCGTGCCAACCGCCCGTGACACCGACGGACTGGCACTGTCCAGCCGGAACCGCTTCCTTTCCGACGAGGAGCGCGAGGCCGCACTGGTCCTGTCCCGCGCGCTGCACCTCATCGAGGCGCGGGCCAACACGAAGGAGCCGCTTGATGTCGGTTCGGCCAGGGTCCTGATCGAGTCCCAGCCCCTGGTCCAGCTCGACTACCTCGACGTCGTCGATCCCGTCACGCTGGAGCCGCTCGCCAAGAACTGCCACGAGACACCCTTCCGCGGCGAACGGCTGGCACTGGTTGCCGCGAAGGTCGGCGCCGTGCGGCTGATCGACAACCTGCCGCTCAACTCCCAGCGTTCAACTCCGCGATGA
- a CDS encoding PaaI family thioesterase, with the protein MTTELPTQQALAGCPTFPADADALPAEILSGSRLEAAGDEWSLGSMQLPSEAIPDEISLGLFGVLADMTTGNALARSLPPLTSLRTVNLRMDVVGELATPGEMVQARGEQLCLNEHSGVSQTTVRRPDGAALLVCTARFIVVPHQPLEPLLSGQQEAMQLRQSAVVSELLGVTAVAHRGEEVQTLITPSDRMANHHGVVHGGLHVGMADFALRRAAQGKAGALPVRLVDLALTYHRPIVISQERQLVIRSRVERRGQRVIIVSADIESTSGRLLTSSQGTALLQ; encoded by the coding sequence GTGACAACAGAACTCCCAACGCAACAAGCACTGGCTGGTTGCCCGACATTCCCCGCGGACGCGGACGCCCTTCCCGCTGAAATCCTCTCGGGTAGCAGGCTCGAAGCTGCGGGAGACGAATGGTCGCTTGGGAGTATGCAGCTTCCCTCTGAAGCAATACCCGACGAAATATCCTTGGGGTTGTTCGGCGTCCTTGCGGATATGACAACGGGTAACGCACTCGCCCGCTCTCTGCCGCCCCTGACCAGCCTTCGAACGGTCAATCTCCGGATGGACGTAGTTGGGGAACTGGCCACGCCAGGCGAAATGGTCCAGGCTCGCGGCGAGCAGCTATGCCTGAACGAACATTCCGGAGTATCTCAGACAACCGTCCGTCGACCGGACGGTGCAGCCCTCCTCGTTTGTACGGCGAGGTTCATCGTGGTTCCACATCAACCCCTCGAACCACTCCTGAGCGGACAACAGGAGGCGATGCAGTTGCGGCAGTCGGCTGTGGTGTCAGAACTTTTGGGTGTGACTGCGGTTGCGCATCGTGGGGAAGAAGTTCAGACACTCATTACTCCAAGCGACCGCATGGCAAACCACCACGGCGTTGTGCACGGCGGACTGCATGTGGGAATGGCGGATTTTGCATTGCGGCGAGCCGCTCAGGGGAAGGCCGGTGCACTGCCCGTCCGGCTCGTCGACCTTGCCCTGACGTATCATCGGCCCATCGTTATTTCGCAAGAGCGCCAGCTGGTCATCCGCAGCCGCGTGGAACGAAGAGGCCAGCGTGTGATCATCGTATCTGCGGACATAGAATCGACTTCCGGCCGTCTCCTAACGTCGTCCCAAGGGACGGCGCTCCTCCAGTAG
- a CDS encoding PaaX family transcriptional regulator — MTLSERAATGTLEEGNLAQVPPGSARSILLTILGELVRHDQEPVWTSSLLYVLEGMGFEERTARQAINRGATAGWIKGNRTGREVRWELADEGRRLIEQGIVRLGSVGTQEHAWDGRWLTLIISVPQSQRKVRKKLYGALRWAGFGNPAPGVWLTPHLDREDEALSIIKELELSASTLSFSGPTRAIGLSDQQIVGNAWNLEDTAQAYESLIARYSKVVPHGADELLFTHLALVNEWQRIPFMDPQLPTELMPDWAGAKASELVSSLRAEWTQPARARWQEICRKDPAAG, encoded by the coding sequence ATGACACTGAGCGAAAGAGCTGCCACCGGCACGCTGGAAGAAGGCAACCTTGCGCAGGTACCGCCCGGAAGCGCGCGGTCAATTCTGCTGACGATTCTCGGCGAACTGGTCCGCCACGATCAGGAGCCTGTATGGACGTCGTCGCTGCTCTACGTTCTGGAGGGGATGGGATTTGAGGAGCGAACCGCCCGCCAGGCGATCAACCGCGGCGCAACCGCCGGGTGGATCAAAGGAAACCGCACGGGACGCGAAGTCCGCTGGGAGTTGGCGGATGAGGGTCGGCGACTCATTGAACAGGGCATTGTCAGGCTCGGTTCGGTGGGCACCCAGGAACACGCCTGGGACGGAAGATGGCTAACGCTAATCATCAGCGTTCCTCAAAGTCAGCGGAAGGTGCGCAAGAAGCTGTACGGTGCGCTGCGCTGGGCAGGATTCGGCAATCCGGCCCCGGGTGTCTGGCTCACCCCGCACCTAGACCGTGAGGACGAAGCGCTGAGTATCATCAAAGAGCTGGAATTGTCCGCTTCGACCTTGTCCTTTTCGGGTCCCACGCGGGCCATCGGGCTGTCGGACCAGCAGATTGTCGGGAACGCCTGGAATCTGGAGGACACCGCGCAGGCTTACGAGTCGCTGATCGCCCGCTACAGCAAGGTCGTCCCACACGGCGCCGACGAACTACTCTTCACCCATCTGGCGTTGGTCAATGAATGGCAGCGCATCCCGTTCATGGACCCCCAGCTCCCGACCGAGCTTATGCCGGACTGGGCAGGGGCCAAGGCCTCCGAGCTGGTGAGCTCCCTGCGCGCCGAATGGACTCAGCCGGCCCGCGCCCGATGGCAGGAAATCTGCCGGAAGGACCCCGCAGCCGGCTGA
- a CDS encoding CaiB/BaiF CoA transferase family protein, whose product MTTDSQDHPQPLRGVRVIELAHWMAGPAATGVLSDWGAEVIKVEPHGGEAMRHIWGSMGARADAPNGAFISANRAKKSIELNVRSEAGLEAFHKLLEGADILVSNMRPSALQKLGLYPADVAEQHPRLIFCSLTAYGWGGPDQERAGYDLASFFGRTGIAHEITTQGTAPAPLMQGLGDTFTAMTSVAGILAALYEREKTGRGRFVESSLLRTGMWALAGELGAKALGGRPRPPYPRENCPTPLYNSYKTSDDRWFFLVGVEAKRHLPRVLAAIGQSALLEDERFSSARAISKNRKEFIPVLDAAFGSRTLEQWRQIFDEHDVWWAPVQTPEEVLADEQARLTGAWVSVDGIAVDGVEAISVDAPVRFDQTPRLRVAAPPAAGEHTHEILEQLGYSGEQITALSNGF is encoded by the coding sequence ATGACAACGGATTCGCAGGACCACCCGCAGCCGCTCCGCGGCGTTCGGGTCATTGAACTAGCCCACTGGATGGCGGGCCCCGCAGCGACCGGGGTACTTTCGGATTGGGGTGCCGAAGTGATCAAGGTGGAGCCGCATGGTGGTGAGGCGATGCGTCACATTTGGGGGTCGATGGGGGCCCGCGCTGACGCTCCGAACGGTGCCTTTATCTCCGCGAATCGGGCAAAGAAGTCGATTGAACTCAACGTGCGAAGCGAAGCCGGACTTGAGGCATTTCACAAACTGCTTGAGGGCGCGGACATCCTCGTGTCGAATATGCGCCCCTCAGCACTGCAGAAGCTCGGACTATACCCGGCCGATGTAGCGGAGCAGCATCCAAGACTGATCTTCTGCTCGCTGACGGCCTACGGCTGGGGTGGCCCCGATCAGGAGCGCGCAGGTTATGACCTTGCCTCATTTTTCGGGCGGACTGGCATAGCGCATGAAATTACCACCCAGGGGACGGCGCCGGCCCCCCTCATGCAGGGGCTGGGGGACACTTTCACCGCCATGACGTCGGTGGCCGGTATTTTGGCCGCCCTGTACGAGCGTGAAAAAACAGGGCGTGGCCGCTTCGTGGAATCTTCTTTGCTCCGCACCGGCATGTGGGCGCTGGCCGGGGAGCTCGGGGCCAAGGCACTTGGCGGACGACCCCGTCCTCCCTATCCTCGGGAGAACTGCCCCACGCCCCTCTACAACTCGTATAAGACGTCCGATGATCGCTGGTTCTTCCTGGTCGGGGTGGAGGCCAAGCGCCACCTGCCGCGCGTCCTCGCCGCCATTGGACAATCCGCCCTGCTAGAGGATGAAAGGTTTTCTTCGGCAAGGGCGATTTCCAAGAATCGCAAGGAATTCATTCCAGTCCTGGATGCGGCATTCGGCAGCAGGACGCTGGAACAATGGAGGCAGATCTTTGACGAGCATGATGTCTGGTGGGCCCCCGTGCAGACCCCAGAGGAAGTCCTCGCGGACGAGCAGGCAAGACTGACAGGTGCCTGGGTGAGCGTGGACGGCATCGCAGTCGACGGCGTAGAGGCTATCAGCGTTGATGCTCCTGTCCGTTTCGATCAGACGCCCCGTCTGCGCGTGGCTGCCCCGCCGGCAGCAGGCGAACACACGCATGAGATCCTGGAACAGCTGGGCTACTCTGGCGAACAGATCACGGCACTCTCCAACGGTTTCTAG
- a CDS encoding Zn-dependent alcohol dehydrogenase, translating into MPRAALLEVPNTPLQIVDVDLEHPRPGEVSVDIGATGVCHSDIAVYTEKLQNPLPVVLGHEGAGTVVEVGDGVTDVKPGDRVVLSWLAQCGECFYCIKGQPQLCETAGAAFARGSLLDGSLRYKHQGRGVYQMAGLGTFSQRCVVPSRSVIKIPETIPLASAALIGCGVLTGFGASANTADINVGDTVAVLGCGGVGLNAIQGARVSGASTIIAVDMHDERLELAQLLGATHVLKPSENLVKEVRKLTGGRGVDVALEVVGRQETVTNAIRMTRRGGQTVLVGAAPDDVLVKVPAFTGMVLTEKSIKGSLYGSAHVRRDVPKMVALYEAGVLKLDELVTKTFGFDEVNDAVSYCAGEQGARAVMVF; encoded by the coding sequence ATGCCGCGGGCAGCCCTATTGGAAGTCCCCAACACACCCTTGCAGATTGTTGATGTCGATCTGGAACATCCGCGACCCGGTGAAGTCTCCGTGGATATCGGAGCCACAGGCGTTTGCCACTCCGACATCGCCGTTTATACGGAAAAGCTGCAAAATCCCCTCCCCGTAGTGCTGGGACACGAAGGTGCCGGCACCGTAGTCGAGGTCGGAGATGGCGTCACCGACGTTAAGCCGGGCGACCGTGTGGTTCTGTCCTGGCTGGCGCAGTGCGGCGAATGCTTCTACTGCATCAAGGGTCAGCCTCAGTTGTGTGAAACCGCCGGAGCAGCCTTCGCCAGGGGTTCCCTGCTGGATGGAAGCCTGCGGTACAAGCACCAAGGCCGGGGCGTCTATCAGATGGCCGGGCTGGGGACTTTTTCCCAGCGCTGTGTGGTGCCCTCCCGCTCCGTCATTAAGATCCCGGAAACCATTCCGTTGGCCTCGGCCGCACTGATTGGCTGCGGTGTGCTGACGGGTTTCGGTGCCAGTGCCAACACGGCGGACATCAATGTTGGCGACACCGTCGCGGTGCTGGGCTGTGGAGGCGTCGGCCTTAATGCGATTCAAGGTGCTCGTGTCAGCGGTGCAAGCACTATCATCGCGGTCGACATGCACGACGAAAGGCTGGAGCTGGCCCAGCTTTTGGGCGCGACCCATGTGCTCAAGCCGTCGGAGAACCTCGTTAAAGAGGTCCGCAAGCTTACCGGGGGGCGGGGCGTCGACGTTGCCCTCGAGGTAGTAGGACGCCAGGAAACAGTCACCAATGCCATCCGGATGACGCGACGTGGCGGCCAGACAGTGCTGGTGGGCGCGGCGCCGGACGACGTCCTCGTCAAGGTGCCTGCGTTTACCGGCATGGTCCTAACGGAGAAGTCCATTAAAGGATCGCTCTACGGGTCCGCGCATGTCCGCAGGGATGTCCCCAAGATGGTGGCGCTCTATGAAGCCGGGGTACTGAAGCTCGATGAGCTGGTGACGAAGACGTTTGGATTCGACGAGGTCAACGATGCAGTAAGTTACTGCGCCGGCGAACAGGGTGCCCGGGCAGTGATGGTGTTCTGA
- a CDS encoding enoyl-CoA hydratase-related protein: protein MELKVTRYQIDPDGVATVWFNRPERGNSWTGRMHDEYRYICKILDEDAKVRVIIVTGEGRHFCSGADFKALSGYVKADHYDPGLSPQALKPGYGVRHEFDADMAWQLGMSKPMIAAVNGACAGIAVAIAAFCDLRFAVQGSKITTVAPKLGLPAEYGLSWILPRLIGLTHTADVLFTGRILLAEEMQQMGFFNKVLPQEDFQDHVRSYARLLASNSPLAVTTAKRQLWNDVLAQNPGASVNESKRLIGELMQHPDYAEGVAALLEKRPANFTR, encoded by the coding sequence ATGGAACTGAAGGTCACGCGCTACCAAATCGATCCGGATGGAGTCGCCACCGTTTGGTTCAATCGGCCCGAACGGGGGAACTCCTGGACTGGCCGGATGCACGATGAATACCGGTATATTTGCAAGATCCTCGACGAGGACGCCAAGGTCCGAGTCATCATCGTGACCGGGGAGGGCAGGCACTTCTGCTCGGGGGCCGACTTCAAAGCGCTGTCAGGCTATGTAAAGGCTGATCACTACGACCCCGGGTTGTCCCCCCAGGCACTTAAGCCGGGTTACGGCGTCCGGCACGAATTCGATGCCGACATGGCGTGGCAATTGGGCATGAGCAAGCCGATGATCGCGGCTGTCAACGGGGCCTGTGCTGGCATAGCCGTCGCGATTGCTGCGTTCTGCGATCTCCGCTTCGCCGTGCAAGGAAGCAAAATCACCACGGTGGCACCTAAACTGGGCCTGCCGGCCGAATATGGACTGTCCTGGATCCTACCCCGCTTGATCGGGCTGACTCACACCGCCGATGTATTGTTCACGGGCCGGATCCTACTGGCCGAGGAAATGCAGCAAATGGGATTCTTCAACAAAGTCCTTCCCCAGGAAGATTTCCAAGACCACGTCCGCAGCTACGCGAGGCTGCTGGCCAGCAACTCCCCCCTGGCCGTCACTACCGCCAAGCGCCAGCTCTGGAACGACGTGTTGGCCCAAAATCCCGGCGCTTCTGTGAACGAAAGCAAGCGTCTCATCGGCGAGTTGATGCAGCACCCGGACTACGCAGAAGGTGTCGCTGCTCTTCTGGAGAAACGCCCGGCAAACTTTACTCGCTAG
- a CDS encoding aldehyde dehydrogenase family protein has product MTDFLMTVNGDQVAAATTFGVINPATGEIFSQAPECSREQLDLAMESARRAQPNWAAEPAARRSALVACAAALKEEAPALAVTLSAEQGKPLKAAEYEIVEAARWLQASSELELKTTVVRDDQHSYAEVVHRPLGVVAAITPWNFPVLLVGWKVGPALLAGNTVVLKPSPYTPLTTLLIGSLLAKHLPPGVLNVVSGGDELGSWMTSHPDVAKISFTGSVATGKKVAANAVADLKRFTLELGGNDAAIILDDADPATVAKDMFWGAFINNGQICAGIKRIFVPRPLHDEFVAAFAARAGKVRVGPGDSEGVQVGPVQNKMQFDKVTELVADALANGATAVAGGLPSEGPGYFFPPTVLTGVKEGMRIVDEEQFGPAVPVMPYDDVEEVIDRANATKFGLSGSVWSPNIERAQEVAARLDCGTAFVNDHLALGPDLPFGGIKWSGYGVENGPWGLEEFMNIQVRYTARPKPAKIAAPPEEDK; this is encoded by the coding sequence ATGACCGACTTTTTGATGACAGTCAATGGCGACCAGGTCGCCGCAGCAACAACGTTCGGGGTGATCAATCCGGCCACCGGCGAGATCTTCTCCCAGGCACCTGAATGCAGCCGGGAACAACTGGATTTAGCCATGGAAAGCGCCCGCCGGGCGCAACCGAATTGGGCAGCTGAGCCGGCGGCGCGGCGTTCTGCACTCGTTGCTTGCGCGGCGGCGCTCAAGGAGGAAGCACCTGCGTTGGCGGTAACGCTGTCAGCCGAACAGGGCAAGCCACTCAAGGCGGCGGAGTATGAAATTGTCGAGGCGGCTCGATGGCTGCAGGCGAGCAGCGAGCTGGAGCTGAAGACGACAGTCGTGCGGGACGACCAGCACAGCTACGCTGAAGTGGTGCATCGCCCGTTGGGCGTAGTCGCTGCTATTACACCCTGGAATTTTCCGGTGCTGCTCGTCGGATGGAAGGTTGGTCCGGCCCTGCTCGCGGGCAACACCGTGGTGCTGAAGCCCTCACCATATACACCGCTGACTACGTTGCTGATCGGTAGCCTGCTAGCCAAGCACCTGCCACCCGGCGTCCTCAACGTTGTCAGCGGCGGAGATGAACTCGGCTCATGGATGACCTCTCACCCCGATGTGGCTAAGATCAGCTTCACAGGTTCCGTTGCCACGGGCAAGAAGGTCGCGGCGAACGCCGTGGCAGACCTTAAACGCTTTACGCTGGAACTGGGTGGCAATGATGCCGCCATTATTCTCGATGATGCAGATCCTGCGACCGTTGCTAAGGACATGTTCTGGGGAGCTTTCATCAACAACGGGCAGATCTGCGCAGGCATCAAGCGGATCTTCGTTCCCCGCCCCCTGCACGATGAATTTGTCGCCGCCTTTGCCGCCCGCGCCGGCAAAGTGCGTGTGGGTCCGGGGGACAGCGAGGGAGTTCAGGTGGGACCCGTCCAAAATAAAATGCAGTTCGACAAGGTCACGGAGCTTGTCGCAGATGCTCTCGCCAACGGTGCCACCGCGGTCGCGGGCGGGCTCCCTTCCGAAGGGCCCGGCTATTTCTTTCCACCCACCGTGCTCACCGGAGTCAAGGAGGGCATGCGAATCGTCGACGAGGAGCAGTTTGGTCCCGCCGTTCCGGTAATGCCCTACGACGATGTGGAAGAGGTCATCGACCGCGCAAACGCGACAAAGTTCGGGCTGTCGGGTTCCGTCTGGAGCCCCAACATCGAACGCGCCCAGGAAGTGGCCGCGAGGCTGGACTGCGGTACAGCCTTCGTAAACGACCATTTGGCCCTCGGACCCGACCTGCCGTTCGGTGGGATCAAATGGAGCGGTTACGGCGTGGAAAATGGTCCATGGGGCTTGGAAGAATTCATGAACATCCAGGTGAGGTACACAGCCCGTCCCAAGCCTGCAAAAATTGCTGCACCGCCTGAGGAGGACAAGTGA